Proteins from a single region of Diorhabda sublineata isolate icDioSubl1.1 chromosome 2, icDioSubl1.1, whole genome shotgun sequence:
- the LOC130440716 gene encoding importin-11 translates to MNVNSPNMLVVEVLQGAASQNPEILKPAESKLKEWETQAGFYTTLFNVITNHSIDENVRWIAVLSMKNGVDRYWRKNAPNAIAESEKYSIKQGLLNDFTEPINQIAVQRAVLISKIARIDYPTEWPDLFPTLLTAVENANTLIQHRSLLTLHHVVKAIATKRLAGDRKIFYEFTSNIYNFILTLWNNYTETFVRDIFQDANVEIITMNLEKALLTLRILRKLSMHGFYKPHESESCMSFMEVIFEKAKIVLQSRKQLKGKGIYVLELCEKFIIHLTKVLLSVLHIHPFSFINFILPSLEFTFYYLFTDEGINFVFERFLIQCFNLIKNILLCVEYKTTKYSDSKYYSDTIRANQIKGEFFQSDRVADMCRKLIGHYFILTQDELDTWDSDPEDFSNDESGDSWKYSLRPSTDTLFVTIFHEYKETLIPVILELVAETNILVSPDDMQAILKKDAVYNAVGLCAFELYDEIDFDSWFVNTLFQELKIKDNNYRVIRRRVTALIGRWSGIKMSSELRPVLYECINNLLDPKEDMAVRLTAASTLRYAIDDFEFNCEQFKDYMFTAFNLLFILLKEARECETKMQVLNVMTLLIERMGSILQLELDSLVQYLPYLWQESEEHNMLRCAVVTTLIQLIKALGGVKPELNPFLLPIIQLGTDVSQHASLYLLEDCLELWLTVLEYSTAMTEPLMQLFSNMWPLMEYSTETLRHCLIICLVHLLLDPELVMRTQGVRIMQMCDSLMSDLKNEGIIVLMRLVETFLRASPLLGAETALPILPRIFERIYIGDSYPIITSMYLCVISRVLLSSHEIFTRVINSLAQKHGETEQVFLRKLLDMWLDKMRNVSQLDHRKLLGLALANLLTTQSAAVFERFGLVMLNILETLNDITKTEDNGLLTDSLILTEGQSPSDFDGGDCYYTTDHNQRKKQLILSDPVHTVVLKNYLQSQIFQLQSQVGMQQYEFLLQTVDEDSLSQLKEYITL, encoded by the coding sequence atgAATGTAAATTCACCAAATATGTTGGTAGTAGAAGTTTTACAAGGAGCTGCAAGTCAAAATCCAGAAATACTAAAGCCAGCCGAATCCAAGTTGAAGGAATGGGAAACTCAAGCAGGTTTCTACACTACCCTATTTAATGTAATTACCAATCATTCTATTGATGAAAATGTGCGTTGGATAGCTGTACTTTCTATGAAAAATGGCGTAGATAGATATTGGCGTAAAAATGCTCCAAACGCAATAGCCGAATCTGAAAAATATAGTATTAAACAAGGTTTATTGAATGACTTTACTGAACCAATTAATCAGATAGCAGTTCAAAGAGCTGTTTTGATTTCTAAGATAGCTAGGATTGATTATCCAACAGAATGGCCAGATCTATTTCCAACATTATTAACAGCGGTAGAAAATGCTAATACTTTAATTCAACACAGGTCTCTTCTAACTCTACATCATGTTGTGAAAGCTATAGCTACAAAACGACTGGCAGgtgatagaaaaatattttatgagtttacttcaaatatttataatttcattttaactcTATGGAACAATTATACTGAAACTTTTGTCAGGGATATTTTTCAAGAtgcaaatgttgaaattatcaCAATGAATTTAGAGAAAGCTTTATTAACATTGAGGATATTGAGAAAATTGTCAATGCATGGGTTTTATAAACCACACGAAAGTGAAAGTTGTATGTCTTTTATGGAAGTTATATTTGAGAAAGCTAAAATTGTACTTCAATCTCGAAAACAGCTTAAAGGAAAAGGAATTTATGTATTGGAACTgtgtgaaaaatttattattcatttaaccAAAGTATTATTATCAGTTCTACACATTCATCCTTTTTCTTTTATCAACTTTATATTACCTAGCTTAGAATTTACTTTTTACTATCTATTTACTGATGAAGGAATCAATTTCGTTTTTGAAAGATTTCTCATACAGTgttttaatctaataaaaaacattCTATTATGTGTGGAatataaaactacaaaatattccGATAGTAAATATTATTCTGATACAATTAGAGCAAATCAAATCAAGGGGGAATTTTTTCAATCTGATCGAGTTGCTGATATGTGCAGAAAATTAATTGGACATTACTTCATTTTAACACAAGATGAATTAGATACATGGGACTCTGATCCagaagatttttcaaatgatgAAAGTGGTGATAGTTGGAAATATAGTTTGAGGCCTAGTACTGATACATTATTTGTTACTATATTTCACGAATATAAAGAAACTTTAATACCAGTTATTTTAGAATTAGTTGCTGAAACAAACATTTTAGTTTCTCCTGATGACATGCAAGCAATTCTTAAAAAAGATGCTGTCTACAATGCAGTTGGTCTATGTGCATTTGAACTTTATGATGAAATAGATTTTGACTCATGGTTCGTAAATACTCTGTTtcaagaattgaaaataaaagacaACAATTATAGAGTTATAAGGAGAAGGGTAACTGCTCTTATCGGTCGCTGGAGTGGAATAAAAATGTCAAGTGAGTTACGACCTGTTTTATATGAATGTATTAACAACTTGCTCGATCCAAAAGAAGATATGGCAGTGAGATTAACAGCAGCCTCTACATTAAGATACGCTATTGACGATTTCGAATTCAATTGTGAACAATTTAAAGATTATATGTTTACTGCCTTCAATCtccttttcattttattaaaagaagCTAGGGAATGTGAAACTAAGATGCAAGTTTTAAATGTAATGACATTACTAATAGAAAGAATGGGTAGTATATTACAGTTAGAATTAGATTCACTAGTTCAATACCTTCCATATCTATGGCAGGAAAGTGAAGAGCATAATATGTTAAGATGTGCTGTAGTTACCACTTTGATTCAACTTATTAAAGCTTTAGGAGGAGTCAAACCAGAATTGAACCCATTTTTATTACCAATAATTCAATTGGGAACAGATGTTTCTCAACATGCGAGTTTATATTTGTTGGAAGATTGTTTAGAATTGTGGTTAACAGTTTTAGAATATTCTACAGCCATGACAGAACCTCTGATGCAACTATTTAGCAACATGTGGCCTTTAATGGAATATTCAACAGAAACTTTGAGGCattgtttaataatttgtttagtGCACTTACTGCTAGATCCAGAGTTAGTAATGCGCACACAAGGTGTCCGTATCATGCAGATGTGTGATAGTTTAATGTCTGATTTAAAGAATGAAGGGATAATAGTGCTTATGAGATTAGTCGAGACATTTTTAAGAGCGTCGCCTTTACTTGGAGCTGAGACTGCTCTACCAATATTACcgagaatatttgaaagaatataTATTGGTGACAGTTACCCAATTATTACTTCAATGTATTTGTGCGTCATATCTAGAGTCTTATTGTCATCACATGAAATATTCACTAGAGTCATAAATAGTTTGGCCCAAAAACATGGAGAAACTGAAcaagtttttttgagaaaattattagaTATGTGGTTGGATAAAATGAGAAATGTATCTCAACTAGATCATAGAAAACTTTTAGGTTTAGCTCTTGCTAATTTATTAACCACACAAAGTGCGGCTGTCTTTGAAAGATTCGGACTAGTCATGctgaatattttagaaactcTAAATGACATTACTAAAACTGAAGATAACGGATTACTAACAGATTCTCTTATCTTGACAGAAGGACAAAGTCCAAGTGATTTTGATGGTGGAGACTGTTACTATACAACTGATCATAACCAGAGAAAAAAACAACTTATATTATCCGATCCGGTTCATACAGTTGTACTAAAAAATTATCTGCaatcacaaatatttcaattacaaaGTCAAGTTGGTATGCAACAATACGAGTTTTTGTTGCAAACTGTAGATGAGGATAGCTTATCACAACTTAAAGAATATATAACGTTATAA
- the LOC130440717 gene encoding peroxisomal membrane protein 2 translates to MVLSKPILNALSFYFGQLFEHPLRTKAITCSVIATAGNYASQKLSGDKTLNHHSLLAYGLYGLIFGGTIPHYFYNILERTISEEASFAVIKKLLIERLVYSPLYQAFTLYVLARLEGKDHKTAMHQLQDLYWLVLSSSWKYLTIIHLINLSFVPPVMRVFITNIMGFFWTIYLANKRRQQQMKSKK, encoded by the exons ATGGTTTTGTCAAAGCCAATTCTAAATgctttaagtttttattttggacAGTTATTTGAGCATCCCTTGAGAACAAAAGCCATTACCTG TTCGGTAATAGCCACTGCAGGTAATTATGCTTCTCAAAAGCTATCAGGAGACAAGACATTAAACCATCACAGCTTATTAGCCTATGGCTTATATGG ATTAATTTTTGGTGGAACAATTCCTCACTACTTTTATAATATCCTAGAACGAACTATATCTGAAGAAGCTTCCTTTGCTGTAATTAAAAAACTTCTAATAGAGAGACTGGTCTATTCTCCCTTGTATCAAGCTTTCACATTATATGTTTTAGCCAGATTAGAAGGAAAAGATCATAAAACAGCAATGCATCAATTACAGGACTTGTATTGGTTGGTTCTTAGCAGTAGTtggaaatatttaacaattattcatttgatAAATCTCAGCTTTGTGCCACCTGTG atGAGAGTGTTTATCACGAATATAATGGGATTTTTCTGGACAATATATCTAGCAAATAAAAGAAGACAACAACAAATgaaaagcaaaaaatga
- the LOC130440718 gene encoding cell cycle checkpoint control protein RAD9A-like, with product MNCIIPGPNLKIFAKALQALAKIGDDLYVEASKEHVSLITLNLRKTVCVHFNLLDIFFSTYEVDITQIADKSQGVSCKIHMKTLLPLFRGTNLEKKLDYVKVEYDNNSDFIVFKMKYKYDDILMTHQLHLIEPELLTIDISPDSGCNNVVTTSTFFNQLLNMFSNSDDEILFEITKEKAVIRNYYVGAPVRSKSVRSQVSPNGSEFSVFRINLETTINFSLKPFRTAIQFAEGFNLNICLNFEQGGKPLCVTMKNPTFEMNFMIATINPYNENQSIATSSIPARITGVNNDIANVTADDREVLLNENWDDFSMETIGEGRIANKKSKKSFPFNELLDTTKENRRNSNDERSLNGSLKNSAEKALLNTLESNSRKKAKIVFGRCFESTFSRAQLGDVLVSDSDSE from the exons atgaattgtaTAATTCCAGGTCCGAATttgaaaa TATTTGCAAAAGCACTTCAAGCTCTGGCAAAGATTGGAGATGATTTATATGTTGAAGCATCTAAAGAGCATGTTAGTCttataacattaaatttaagaaaaactgTATGtgttcattttaatttgttagatattttcttttcaacttaCGAAGTAGATATAACTCAAATTGCTGATAAGTCCCAAGGTGTATCTTGtaaaattcatatgaaaactCTACTTCCTTTGTTTAGAGGAACCAATCTGGAAAAAAAG CTGGATTATGTAAAAGTAGAATATGATAATAATAGTGattttatagtatttaaaatgaaatataaatatgatgATATTTTAATGACTCACCAACTACATTTGATAGAACCCGAATTGCTAACAATCGATATTTCTCCGGATTCTGGTTGTAATAATGTAGTAACAACCAGCACATTCTTCAATCAACTTCTAAATATGTTTAGTAATTCAGATGATgagattttatttgaaattactaaAGAAAAAGCTGTGATAAGAAATTATTATGTAG GTGCACCTGTGAGATCAAAATCAGTGAGAAGTCAAGTTAGTCCAAATGGATCTGAATTTAGTGTATTCAGAATAAATCTAGAAACTACTAttaatttctctttaaaacCATTTCGTACTGCAATACAGTTTGCAGAaggttttaatttgaatatttgccTCAATTTTGAACAAGGAGGGAA accTCTTTGTGTTACGATGAAAAATCCaacatttgaaatgaattttatgatAGCAACAATAAATCCTTATAATGAAAATCAAAGTATAGCAACTTCTTCTATACCTGCAAGAATAACGGGGGTGAATAATGATATTGCAAATGTAACTGCAGACGATAGGGAAGtgcttttaaatgaaaattgggATGATTTTAGTATGGAAACTATTGGTGAAGGAAGAATAGCAAATAAAAAGTCCAAAAAATCTTTTCCatttaatgaattattagatACTACAAAGGAAAACAGAAGAAATTCAAATGATGAAAGAAGTTTAAATGGTTCTTTGAAAAATTCAGCTGAAAAAGCTCTATTGAATACCTTGGAATCAAACTCAAGGAAAAAAGCCAAAATTGTTTTTGGAAGATGTTTTGAATCAACATTTTCGAGAGCTCAACTCGGAGATGTTTTAGTTTCTGATTCAGATtccgaataa